TGTGGCTTAGGGAAACTAAGGCAATCTAAGTGCCATTATGTTTCTGCCACTGAAATAGACAAACTCATTcttcgtggggggggggggggggggtgcagaaaACAAAATCATTAAAACTGTAACCTTTGGAGCTGTAAGCATAGCAATATTTCCTTGACCTTATTCTGTTAAGATTCACATTTACAAAACTGTTCTTGATTCAAACATGCTGGTGAATGCTTTTTAAAATTATCTAAATGACCTTAAATCTTACCTGATCAGGAAACCGTTGGATACTTTCTACTAGGTATTGGTAGGATTTCCAATCAGCAGCAATGACCTCACCTAGCACAGGTATCACTTGAAAACTGTACAAATTATACAACCTgtgaaaaataatatttattttgaACAATTACAATGTAATCAAGTTTCAAAAGCCAAATGTGAGGGGCTCAAACTTCCTTGTTCACAGAAAAAGAAACTACTTTCTTCAGTGAGTAGGGAGAACTGTAGACCAGGTAGTTCAGATTTGATCCAAGCTGAGTCAATGATGTCGGCTCATGCAGATTCACAAAGTCTGGAACAGCATTAGGAAAAAAAGGTGAAGAGTTCTCAGGTAGGAATATTAGGTAAGGGAGGGTTGGACTCAAGGGTGTGGCTGAATTATCAAGTTCAGAGATAAAGAATGGCAACTTGGTCAAAAATATGAGAGGATGAATATGACTTATCGAACGATATCCCAACTGGAAGGTAGTTAATGTCTTCAGCTGGGGAAATATTGAAGAAATCTCGATGCAGAAAACTCGTAAAAATAGTCAGAATAGTGAAGCACAGTTTACTGATGTATTAACATATTGTACCAGACAACAAACCTGTAGAATGAGAATGTGCAGAATTGCAGCTACTATTCTTCATGAATTGCACTGATTTATGGCCAAAATAAATGGTGTAACAGTGGCAAAAGAGACAGAGACTTCTTATCAACTGACTACATCAGGTGGTGCTAGATGGAAAGTTTATTGGGTCCAGGAAGCTCACTTGAAACAAGTCAAGTTGATTTTTAAAACATGATTTCACggaatgtgcacttcactggctAGAgcgacatttattgcccattttgGATGGCCTTTAAGAAGGTGGCGatgctgcagtctgtgtgctgtaTAAATACCTATCATGATTTGTGATGTTTTGATACAACTGAGCTGTTTGCTAGGtagcatttcagagggcagttaagattcaatcATGTTGCTAAAAGTCTGATGCAGGCCAGGCCGGACGAGAATAGGGTACTTCCTTCCCCATAGGGAattaatgatttttaaaaacaaataatttcatggtcaccattattaAAAGCAGCATTTAGCTCCAGATTATATTAGACAAAATTAAATGGAGGGACTTGAACCATCAGAGTATTAGTGTGGATCTCTGCatgactagtccagtgacattacctctTGCTACTGTCTCCCCTGGTGTTGAAACCCCTATAACAAATAAGGCTAGGCAATTTCCCCAGAGGTCTCACCTACAAACTACTTACTTGCGTTTTTGTCAGTTTAAAATAGGCATCTAGATCTTCATGGGTAGAGTCATACATGTAAATAGATTGACAAGAGCCTCATCTGAAGGTTATTAAGAGTATTTCTGAACATTGCTTGTTTTCTTTTGCTATTATTTAGTTAGTAGAAAGCTTTGAGCAATTGTTTTGACACAGCAGTGACACAATGGTTTCCCTGTTGAGTTATCTTCAACTTGTACTTTTTGGAGGCAGAGGAAGTTCAAAGCAGGGCAGAAATTATAGGCTCCATGATGAGTGATTTGCATCCACCTAATGGTATATTCACATTTACACAGAAGTACACCGTTGGAGAAACTTGTAGCATAGGTTTCTGATTCTCAAAAGGAAGTAGTGGCAGTAGACTCTAATTGCACAAATTGAGCAGAAAAAGCTCTGGCCATCCTTAATGCTGGTGATTTTCCAAAACATGGTAAATGACAGAATTCACTACGGCTACCTGGAAATGACTGGATTCTGTACTTTGCTGAATTCCAAACACATGAATCTTCCACCTGGCTTCAAAACACGATAGGCCTCTTGCAGCACCTGGTAAGCAGAAAACACAGGTAGTCAGTGACAGAGGCTTCCGCATAGATAATCTTTTACTCTATCAGGTAGAAGAGAAAGAAACTTTACAGAAATTTTGTACACAACAGATAAGATGCAGTAAAACTGTTTTAAAGAATTTTCTAATTAAGGAAATAAACTTCTTGGCCTTTCATCATTTCAACTTTAAAATAGGCACAGCATTTCTGtttagtgagagagagcagacaagGAAAGTAATGGGCAGCAGCTTCTCATCAGAAGTGATCTTAAATTGGTTTCAGTAATACACTATATCAACTTACGTGATCTATATGAGTGACATTTCTAATTCCAAAAGCAATTGTATAAACATCAAACTTGTCATCGTCAAACGGCAGCTCTTCTGCATTTCCCACCACCCAGGACAGACCTGTGGGGGAGAAACAGTATTCCTATGAACCAAATATATTATAGTTCATTCCGCAAAAATGAAATAAACAAGGATTGCCATTCTGAGTGCTAGTTGGTGTTGGACATGACTCTGGGCATGAAGTGACAAAAGCATCAAGTTCACCAGAAGAATACCAATTTgggacaacgttaaaaatcacaacaccaggatatagtccaacaggtttatttggaagcactagcttttgaagtgctgcttcatcagttggtgtggagcagaatcataaggcacagaatttatagcaacaagaTTAGAgagtcatggaatgtaatattaaaccAATTTAGCTTCagtctttcattttttagaatgaccatgttagttttggttccttcatatgtaaatcccagaactatttaaaagttacattctcaagatagctttaactacaggtgccatctcagctcagataatgcattgaaggtgtaagGTTAAAGTCTGTATCTAAATGTTAggccagactgattctatttctaaagtggaatttacagaatcttacatagaTTTATGTAGTTTTTGAACCAAaataaatgtaattctgcaagtacaaattcatacttgcagaattacattttattttgctcaaaaactgcataaacccatgtaagaatctgtaaaCCCCACTTCATAAATAGAAGtgtctttaaattctgtgtcttacgattctgcgtcacaaccacccgatgaagaagcagcacttcgaaagccagtgcttccaaataaacctgttggactataacctggtattgtgtaatttttaactttgttcaacccagtccaacatcggcacctccaaaATCATGACTACCAACTTATGAGAAATACTGAAGAATAATTATAAGTTCAGCATGAATTAGAGATTTTAGGAGCAGAGGGCAGAATTTTTTCTGATGTGGGAAAAGTGAAAGTTAACTGTTGTGCGTCCATGATTAAGCATGCAAATGAAAGGCAGTTTTAAATAAGGATGCTCTCTTGTTATTACAAGCTTGCAAAACCAAAAATATTGCAAAATGAAATGTGTATTCGATCCAACACAATCTGATCCAGACTGCTTTTCAGCTATTTACAGCTTACATTGGTGTGGCACCTTTTGTGGAGAAAATTATGTCAATGAACTTCACATCGATGCAGAGTAAAAACGAGATATTAGGAGGGACCGATCAAAGCTTCACCCCAGAGGATGATCCACAAGAAGACAAAGGTGGTGGGATGAAGTGGTTTAGACACTGGTGAGATTTCCTGACTTGGAGCTACTTATCAGTCTTTCtaagtccttcatcagatgatgcAGTTGCAATATCTAATAATATTGTAGTCATGTTGCTACGTAGGAAATTTGGACTCTCAAAGGCCCTTGCATTATTCCCTTTTTCAATTATGAGtaacctttttgaactgctgcaatccatacTCCAAAGCTCCATGTACCTGGGTAACATCACCTTATTATTAGTTCCAGATTTCTCTGTTCACATTTATTCCTTCAGTCCTGGTCTGCACTATCACTTGGGTCTTCTAACTCCAGATTCAATAAGTAACACCTTATTGGAACAGTTAAAAGACCAGTTGAATAGACTGAGAAAAGTGAAATCCTTTACTATAATCACTTATATACTTGCACGCTTTCAGATCTTTTTTCAAATACATCAACATCAGAACTGTTTGTGGAGGCTCCTATTAGCTTTACACATCACATGTAAGAGCTGAGGAAATGTTCCATGTTTAAAGTAATACCTACCTTCAGAATAGTTCAACTGTTCTGCTTTTTGCCTCCCAACTTTTAACATTTCCTTATTGATATCACAGATGACTGCCTTTGATCCCAAATCAGAATCTGATTTATTCTGCTGTTGATAGAAGTCACTGATTTGTTGCCATGATGGGCTCTGGTTAGATTTTACTGCTTGTCGACTCTGTCTTTCCTGCTGCATTCTTACATAATCCATGAACCTAAAGGCTATATCCCCTGCAGAAATACAATAAATTTCACATtttatttaaaacatttttttattACAGATAAGAAACAATCCATTTTTGCAGAGTCATGTAAACCTAGAAAGTACCAGTCTCAGACACCAGCTTGTGCAAATGATAAGCAGGATGCGACCATTTTTTTTCCAGCACTTATCTACTGGTATAATATGATGAtggaaagaggaaagaaaagcCAATGCCAATAATTTGTCACTATCAGAACAATGGATTGACTTGGGCTTTGGGAGTTTGCTTCCTGACACTACCAACTCACCTGAGAAATAACAAGGTATCAAACCAAGAACCTACACTCCAGCAAGAGTTAGCACATTAGAAAGTGAAATGTTTTGCTTTTGATATGGTTTTAAAACATTCAACATGCTTTACTTAGACTAGTGATCAGTCATTCTCATTATACTGGCAAATTCAACATCAGTGTGACGCT
The window above is part of the Chiloscyllium punctatum isolate Juve2018m chromosome 17, sChiPun1.3, whole genome shotgun sequence genome. Proteins encoded here:
- the coq5 gene encoding 2-methoxy-6-polyprenyl-1,4-benzoquinol methylase, mitochondrial — protein: MAACRLLGSLPVGLWGRNGLFVCRRNLVAPVFVRARSARAEEKQTHFGFEKVSESEKAEKVYKVFKNVAKNYDIMNDAMSLGIHRLWKDALIRMMNPLPGTKLLDVAGGTGDIAFRFMDYVRMQQERQSRQAVKSNQSPSWQQISDFYQQQNKSDSDLGSKAVICDINKEMLKVGRQKAEQLNYSEGLSWVVGNAEELPFDDDKFDVYTIAFGIRNVTHIDHVLQEAYRVLKPGGRFMCLEFSKVQNPVISRLYNLYSFQVIPVLGEVIAADWKSYQYLVESIQRFPDQEEFKAMIEDAGFYRVEYSNMTSGIVAVHSGFKL